The Capra hircus breed San Clemente chromosome 11, ASM170441v1, whole genome shotgun sequence genomic interval AAGTGGGCCTGGCTCTCCGGGCTCTGGACTGCTCAGAAGGAAGCTGATTAAAGCAGGGGTAAGTCAGGGGCCCACCGCTGGGCCTCTGGCTAGGGGCTCAGCCGAGGCCAGACCTAtaggactacatttcccagagtcccccaggtccCCCCAGAGCGAGCCATTGGGAGATTTAAATAGCCCAGGCCCGAGGCAGCCAGGCCGCAGCTGTGGACGCGTCTGCCTCCCGGTGGCTCCATTGGCGCTGGCCGGCACTGGGGGGCTCGATTGGCTGCCCGGCTGGCACTGACATTCCCCAGGAGCCCAGTGGCAGCCGGAGGTAAACAGCCATGTGCAGGCCTGCTCTCTATATTTAACATCTGCCGAGGAGCCAGCAGggaggcagagagcaggggcGGCTCCGGCGCTCCTGTCTTTGAGGGAGAAGGGCCTCGCGGCCAGGCTGGTACCGGCCCTTGCCAGGCGATCGTCAACCATGCCAGCCTCCCAGAGCCGGGCCCGGGCCCGGGACCGCAGCAACGTCCTCAACCGGGCCGAGTTCCTGTCCCTGAACCAGCCCCCCAAGGGGGCCCCGGAGCCCCGCAGCTCGGGCAGGAAGGCCTCGGGCCCCTCgacacagcccccagcccctggggaCGGGGCCCGCGAGCGGCGCCAGTCCCAGCAGCTGCCTGAGGAGGACTGCATGCAGCTGAACCCCTCCTTCAAGGGCATCGCCTTCAACTCCCTGCTGGCCATTGACATCTGCATGTCCAAGCGCCTGGGGGTGTGCGCCGGCCGGGCCGCGTCCTGGGCCAGCGCCCGCTCCATGGTCAAGCTCATCGGCATCACGGGCCACGGCGTCCCCTGGATCGGGGGCACCATCCTCTGCCTGGTGAAGAGCAGCACGCTGGCCGGCCAGGAGGTGCTCATGAACCTGCTTCTGGGTGAGTGCACCCGCCCGTCGTCCGCCACCCACCCTGCCAGGCCTTGGGAGGGAGCCGGACCCACCCCGCCCCTGCCAGGGCCAGTGGGGTCCCTCAGAAACTGACTGGAACAATCTAATGAGGCTAGCAGGAAGGGTGCCCCAGAAATAGGCAAGCCTCCGGCTTGGGGAAAGAGGGAGCTGAGGATGTCCAGACCATAGTCCCCTGCAAAGTGGGAGCCTTGAGAATGCAGAGCCCCAGCGGGAACTTCTGAGGAAGAGCTCTGCCCTGGGCAAAGCACATCGCTGACCAGAAGCAATTTGGAGGGGGTGCCGGAGGCCTTGAGGGATGTGTCCAGGAGTCTGGCGGGTGCTCTGGAGTGGGATGTCTAACCCTGTCACTCCCATCCCATGGATAGGTCCTTGAGTTCCTAGGCTGCTTGCAGGCAGCAGTTGGGAGCTGCCCACCCTCCCCCATCACCCTGCTTGGCTCAGGGACCCTGAAAGCCCTCTGGGATCCCTGGCGGGCGTGGGGGTGCAATCTGGGGCTCCCACCCACTCAGGGCCTCCTGGAGTGCTTACCTGCCTCTTCCCTCGGGGAGTCGCTGGAGGAGAGGACCTGGGGAGCTTTGGTTTGTTTGCAAAGTCTTTGCCACCGGCGTCTTTCGGTCGAGCACTGCCCCGTGCCAGGTGCCACGTGGGCCCATGTGGAAGGCAGGCCCTCCCCTCTACCCAGGAGGTAATGCCCAGCCCCCATCTGGCCCACCCTCCGGGCGCCTCCAGATCCCCAAGGTGCTCGGGCCCCTCTGCCGCCACCCTCCAAGCTGGGCCATGTTAACCTCCGGGCACTTCTCAGCACAGCCACCATTTAGGACACAAGTAGGGGGCGAGGGGGCATGGCTCAGGCTAAGCCAACACTGACAAGGGGTCCCAGTACCGAAGGGATGTGGGTTGGACCCCTGAGAACTGCCATCCAGGAGAAGTTAGAGTAGCTGTGAGTCTTCCCGCTCAGGTCTCAGAGCATCTGGGGTGGGTGCTGCTGGTGGGATGCGGGAAGGGCGAAGTAGCAGACTTTCACGCAGGAGATGCCGGGTCTGGTACCTCAGTGTTTTCTTGTTCTTGTTCCTAAATGATCCCCGTTACTTGCTGTTATTCCCAAATAAGCAGTCACAACGTGGCTGCTGCCCTTCCCATTCCCACttcgcagatgaggaaactaagcctCCTGGAAATAAAGCAACATGGCCAAGACTTCAGAACTTGAGATTTGCACCAAGTCTTGCCTGACATCCCGGCCTGTGCTCTTTCCgggcacctggaaagccctgggcTTGGGATGGAGGGGCAGAGCACGGTGGCCGGGGGGTTTTGGGGGGCAGTGCAGAACCATGGTTTTGCCATCTAGTGCCCGTTGAAGCCTCAGAcagagcagtgactcaagaaaactgTGAAGGGAGGGTGCGGTCAGGTTGCCTGGTGTCCAAGGACGAGCGTGGGAAAGTGTCCTTGAGCTTCTCTCTCAACCCCGCTCCCTAGACCCGTCCGCATGGTCCGTCCATGTGTGATGTTGGAAGTGGTGAAGCTGTGCTGGTGATTTATTCAGCGCTTACTATGTGCCTGGTTTTTCATAAACCACGTCATCACGTATCATCCTCACCACAACGCCCAGGGAGAAGCTGCTATTCTCCCTGTTTAAagagggagaaactgaggcaaacAGAGACGCTTTGCCCTCAACCATGTGGCTAGTTAGTGATGGAGCTGGGACTGGAACTGACACCACTCTGGCCTGTCAGGACGAGGCTTCCGGCTTTTACTAGCAACCAGATTCTGTGCACGCAAAGTTGTTTGTTTTGTAGGACAGAGAGCAGGATTCGAGAACTCTCCCTTCTTGAACAAGAAGGATAGTtgtttctcagtttttaaaaacatcatttaGTGAGCTCCACTTAGATACCAAGTACTATGCCGTGGATGTCTTGTATTTCATGATGTTAAAATCTTTTTAATGATAGTATAATGTAAATTTTAATATACCCACTACACAGATGAGTTAACTGAGGCTCACAGGAGTCGAGGGATTTGTCCAACCCCACATATCTGTAAGTGGTAGACCCAGGAACCAAGACAAGTCCTCTAGGCTACAAACCCCTTGCCTTCCTGCTCCCTTTTGGTCTGCAGGTCGGGCAGACCAGTCCACATTGAGGAGATACCTGCAGAGAGGTCTCCCTTTTACCAGCAGTTTTGCTGGTGTATCCAGGTACCAAGACCATGGAGGAAAAAAGAGCCTGGTCCAGAGAAACTGCTCAGAGCAGGCAGGGTGGTCTGTGGACCTGCATTCTCGGTGGGGATGTGGACCCAGAAAAGCAGCAAATAACCAAGCTGGGTTGACCCACggctctgccctgccctgccaAGAGCAGCTGCCCACACTGCCTTCTGCCCAGGACGGCAGACCGCCCTTGAGGGAAAGCTGCACAGAGCAGTCTATCCCTTAGTCTTTGGGACCctgggcctgggggcaggggcttTCAACCCTGGAGCCCTGAGGTTGGTGTGGACTTGTCCTGGTCCTCTCCCTGACCCTTCCTCACTCTGGTCAAGTCAGTTCCCatcgctgagcctcagtttcttcatctgtacatGGGGCGTCAGGGCTGTGGTGGGGACTCAAGAGGAGCTGGCAAAGCACCAGGCACAGTGGGTGGCAGGTGGACGTGGGCACTGCAGGGCCCAGAGGGATGAGGGGCCCAGCCCAGGCCTGCCTGCCTACTCTGAGCACCAGGGATCCAGCAGAATCCTGGGGGCAGAGCCTCCATTGTACCGTTGGGACCCGGGCTCTCCTCGGCCCCAAAGGGTAAAACTCAGGAGCCTTGGGAAACGGAGCTCCAGCCACTGGACCCGGGAGAGTCCCAGCCGGGCCGGGAGGAAGTCCTCCCTTCTGCTCCCCGAAATCCACCTCCCTTGCAGAGGGCTATGATGTGTTGCACAGACCTGGAAGCCTCAAAGCCAAAAGGGGTCTTAGCAGCTGGCACGGGCTT includes:
- the PLPP7 gene encoding inactive phospholipid phosphatase 7: MPASQSRARARDRSNVLNRAEFLSLNQPPKGAPEPRSSGRKASGPSTQPPAPGDGARERRQSQQLPEEDCMQLNPSFKGIAFNSLLAIDICMSKRLGVCAGRAASWASARSMVKLIGITGHGVPWIGGTILCLVKSSTLAGQEVLMNLLLALLLDIMTVAGVQKLIKRRGPFESSPSLLDHLTMDVYAFPAGHASRAAMVSKFFLSHLVLAVPLRVLLVLWALCVGLSRVMIGRHHITDVLSGFAIGYFQFRLVELVWMSSNTCQMLISAW